In uncultured Cohaesibacter sp., a genomic segment contains:
- the mnmD gene encoding tRNA (5-methylaminomethyl-2-thiouridine)(34)-methyltransferase MnmD gives MANPPELVWLDNLTPKSTRFDDTYYTRNNGLEETRHVFINGNRLEQRWAAGQSPVIGEFGFGTGLNFLATWQAWDSHFARLVGLRTSGTTPQDAQLTFISFEKYPLDRTSLERALSCWQDVAPWAERLIAAWKPETDGWQTLHFGAVTLILFIGDAADGISSIPHGIDAWYLDGFNPKTNPELWSLELMTAAFAASNPGATLASYTAAGWVRRTLQSAGFSIAKRKGFGHKRDMTIGTR, from the coding sequence ATGGCGAACCCTCCCGAACTCGTTTGGCTGGACAATTTGACCCCTAAATCCACACGCTTCGATGACACCTATTACACCCGTAACAACGGTCTGGAGGAGACGCGCCATGTCTTCATCAATGGCAACAGACTGGAGCAGCGGTGGGCGGCGGGCCAGTCGCCGGTAATCGGAGAGTTCGGCTTCGGCACCGGGCTCAACTTTCTCGCCACCTGGCAGGCATGGGACAGTCATTTTGCCCGACTAGTGGGTCTCCGCACCTCGGGCACCACTCCGCAAGACGCACAACTGACTTTCATCTCATTCGAGAAATACCCGCTCGACAGAACCAGTCTGGAAAGAGCACTATCGTGCTGGCAGGATGTCGCTCCCTGGGCAGAGCGGCTGATCGCTGCATGGAAACCGGAAACCGATGGATGGCAGACACTCCATTTCGGCGCCGTTACGCTCATTCTGTTTATCGGCGATGCCGCCGACGGAATCAGCAGCATCCCCCATGGAATCGACGCATGGTATCTCGACGGCTTCAACCCCAAGACCAATCCGGAGCTCTGGTCTCTGGAGTTGATGACAGCCGCCTTTGCCGCTTCCAACCCCGGCGCGACCCTTGCCAGCTACACCGCGGCCGGGTGGGTGCGCCGCACCCTTCAATCAGCAGGTTTCTCCATTGCAAAGCGCAAAGGCTTTGGGCATAAACGGGACATGACCATCGGTACCCGGTGA
- a CDS encoding FAD-dependent oxidoreductase produces the protein MPSALNTSSVSHSDCLIVGGGVFGLSIARACLGAGMSVTLVDKQEIGQGASYGLLGALLPHMSERWNEKKEFQFNALKNLSDVKVELEEEVGLSIGYDRCGRVVPLGTANLRERHEVRSKEAETLWHGAETGYYHKVMPQDDLGGWLNADLCSEGYAFDNFSARANPRAYCEAARASVIKRGGKVLENAEVVDIKDLGEGAEITLSNGDRLSAGIVVLSAGYKSFAMIEALTGMTELGQGVKGQALIAHVGQKPGLPILYDRTVYVVPHDDGVCAIGSTTEEVWEDEHSTDERCDEIWAKALNLCPMLEGAEILQRWAGIRPKAEKRDPMVGFLPGSSSIYIATGGFKIGFGLAHAIAQVSVERLAKLPSTLKLPESFEMAYHLDGKAWGKH, from the coding sequence ATGCCAAGTGCTCTTAATACCTCATCTGTCTCTCACAGCGACTGCCTCATCGTGGGAGGCGGCGTGTTCGGGCTCTCCATCGCCAGAGCCTGTCTGGGTGCAGGCATGAGCGTTACGCTCGTTGACAAACAGGAGATCGGGCAGGGCGCGAGCTATGGTCTTCTGGGTGCGCTCCTGCCGCATATGTCGGAGAGATGGAATGAGAAAAAAGAATTTCAATTCAATGCTTTAAAGAATCTTTCTGATGTTAAAGTAGAACTTGAAGAAGAGGTCGGACTGTCAATTGGCTACGACCGTTGTGGCCGTGTCGTGCCCCTCGGGACAGCCAACCTCAGAGAGCGTCACGAAGTGCGTTCCAAGGAGGCTGAAACCCTCTGGCACGGCGCCGAGACTGGATACTATCACAAGGTCATGCCGCAGGACGATCTGGGCGGATGGCTCAACGCCGACCTTTGTTCCGAGGGCTATGCGTTCGACAATTTCTCTGCTCGCGCCAATCCGCGCGCCTATTGCGAGGCTGCCAGGGCCTCGGTGATCAAGCGCGGCGGTAAGGTGCTGGAGAATGCCGAGGTGGTCGATATCAAGGATCTGGGCGAGGGGGCCGAGATTACTCTCAGCAATGGCGACAGGCTCTCTGCCGGCATTGTGGTGCTGTCAGCCGGTTACAAGAGCTTTGCGATGATCGAGGCTCTGACAGGCATGACGGAGCTCGGCCAGGGCGTCAAGGGACAGGCATTGATTGCACATGTCGGTCAGAAACCGGGTTTGCCGATCCTTTATGACCGCACCGTTTATGTCGTGCCACATGATGACGGAGTTTGTGCGATCGGCAGTACGACCGAAGAGGTCTGGGAAGACGAGCATAGTACGGACGAGCGCTGCGATGAAATCTGGGCCAAGGCGCTGAACCTGTGTCCGATGCTGGAGGGCGCCGAGATCCTGCAGCGCTGGGCAGGTATTCGTCCGAAGGCAGAAAAGCGTGACCCGATGGTTGGATTCCTACCGGGATCTTCAAGCATCTATATCGCAACAGGCGGGTTCAAGATCGGTTTCGGGCTAGCGCATGCCATTGCCCAGGTTTCTGTTGAACGTCTGGCGAAGCTGCCGTCGACCCTGAAATTGCCTGAAAGCTTCGAAATGGCTTATCATCTCGACGGCAAGGCTTGGGGCAAGCACTAG
- the mazG gene encoding nucleoside triphosphate pyrophosphohydrolase gives MTLQPSRDIATLVEIMTRLRDKKTGCPWDIEQDFASIIPYTIEEAYEVQDAIERNDLYDMRDELGDLLLQVIFHAQMASEMEDHPARFDFGDVVLAVTKKMLRRHPHVFGTTEARNKGMVREAWEVIKAEEKAERAKEREAIGLTEKEQTFLDAVPRGMPAMKAAVKLQKQASKVGFDWNDPILVLDKIAEEVEEVRAELIDHELDEKAIRNEIGDLLFAVANLARHLNVDPDEALSYTNQKFRDRFGHIENELAERGDNLENATLDEMEDLWQEAKSERD, from the coding sequence ATGACACTTCAGCCCTCTCGCGACATAGCAACGCTTGTCGAAATCATGACCCGTCTCCGTGACAAGAAGACAGGTTGCCCTTGGGACATTGAACAGGATTTCGCCTCCATCATCCCCTATACCATAGAAGAAGCCTACGAAGTTCAGGACGCCATCGAGCGGAACGACCTCTATGATATGCGGGATGAGCTGGGGGATCTTTTGCTCCAGGTTATCTTCCACGCCCAAATGGCCAGCGAAATGGAAGACCATCCAGCCCGCTTCGACTTTGGCGACGTCGTTCTCGCCGTGACAAAGAAGATGCTGCGCCGCCATCCCCACGTTTTCGGCACCACGGAAGCCCGCAACAAGGGCATGGTGCGTGAAGCATGGGAAGTCATCAAGGCAGAGGAAAAGGCCGAACGCGCCAAGGAACGCGAAGCCATTGGCCTGACCGAAAAAGAGCAGACCTTCCTTGATGCCGTACCGCGCGGCATGCCGGCGATGAAAGCCGCGGTCAAACTGCAGAAGCAGGCCAGCAAGGTCGGCTTCGACTGGAACGACCCCATTCTTGTGCTCGACAAGATCGCCGAGGAAGTGGAAGAAGTCCGCGCCGAACTCATCGACCATGAGCTTGACGAAAAGGCCATCCGCAACGAAATTGGCGACCTGCTGTTTGCCGTGGCCAACCTGGCCCGCCATCTGAACGTTGACCCCGACGAAGCGCTGTCCTACACCAACCAGAAATTCCGGGACCGTTTCGGTCACATCGAAAACGAGCTGGCCGAACGCGGTGACAACCTCGAAAACGCCACGCTCGATGAAATGGAAGATCTCTGGCAGGAAGCCAAGAGTGAACGGGATTGA
- the hflX gene encoding GTPase HflX yields the protein MIDRGAVVTRALVLVPILSQYLQNKAASDGRVIRRTDEARLEEAAGLAAAIDLDIIDVLRVPLNAIRPSTLIGKGKLEDIWEIIDREKVDLVIIDHPLSPIQQRNLEKEWDTKVLDRTGLILEIFGRRAQTKEGRLQVELAHLNYQKGRLVRSWTHLERQRGGIGFMGGPGETQIEADRRALQEKINRLEKDLEQVRRTRGLHRSNRQKVPHPIVALVGYTNAGKSTLFNYLTGAGIFAKDLLFATLDPTLRTMVLPHGRSVILSDTVGFISDLPTHLIAAFRATLEEVLEADVILHVRDIVHEDTNAQAEDVASVLHDLGIDINIDPRVIEVWNKIDLLPEEERQTVLDRAASQQPSRATGQMQPVAVSAVTGEGTSVLLAEIEQKLSEEDDILTVHLDFEDGEGLAWLYRHCDVLDRADGEEKIALHVRTQDKIQSELRSRFDVD from the coding sequence ATGATTGATCGTGGTGCCGTTGTAACGCGTGCTCTGGTTCTGGTTCCCATTCTTTCACAGTATTTGCAGAACAAGGCTGCGTCGGACGGACGAGTTATCCGACGCACCGATGAGGCGCGTCTTGAAGAAGCCGCCGGGCTTGCTGCCGCCATCGATCTCGATATCATCGACGTATTGCGCGTGCCGCTCAATGCCATTCGACCATCAACGCTGATCGGCAAGGGCAAGCTGGAGGACATCTGGGAGATCATCGACCGCGAGAAGGTTGATCTGGTCATTATCGACCATCCGCTTTCGCCTATCCAGCAACGCAATCTGGAAAAGGAATGGGACACCAAGGTTCTCGACAGAACTGGCCTGATCCTCGAGATTTTCGGTCGTCGGGCCCAGACCAAGGAAGGCCGCTTGCAGGTCGAGCTGGCTCACCTCAATTACCAGAAGGGTCGCCTTGTACGCAGCTGGACGCACCTTGAGCGTCAGCGTGGTGGTATCGGCTTCATGGGGGGGCCTGGTGAAACTCAGATCGAAGCCGACCGGCGGGCACTTCAGGAAAAGATAAACCGGCTTGAGAAGGATCTCGAGCAGGTGCGCCGAACCCGTGGGTTGCACAGGTCCAACCGGCAGAAGGTTCCGCATCCGATCGTGGCGCTTGTCGGCTATACAAACGCCGGTAAATCGACGTTGTTCAACTATCTCACCGGTGCCGGAATCTTTGCCAAGGATCTGCTCTTTGCAACGCTTGATCCAACCTTGCGGACAATGGTACTGCCGCATGGGCGGTCGGTCATCCTGTCCGATACGGTCGGGTTCATCTCCGATCTGCCGACCCATCTGATTGCGGCTTTCCGTGCGACGCTGGAAGAAGTCCTTGAAGCTGATGTCATTCTGCATGTGCGGGATATCGTGCATGAGGATACCAACGCGCAAGCAGAGGACGTTGCCAGTGTTCTGCATGATCTCGGGATCGATATCAACATTGACCCACGCGTCATCGAAGTCTGGAACAAGATAGACCTGCTGCCCGAAGAAGAGCGACAAACTGTGCTCGACAGGGCTGCCAGTCAACAGCCGTCCCGTGCAACGGGACAGATGCAACCTGTTGCGGTTTCTGCTGTGACTGGTGAGGGCACCAGCGTCCTGTTGGCCGAAATCGAACAAAAGCTGTCTGAAGAAGACGATATCCTGACGGTTCATCTCGATTTTGAAGACGGGGAAGGACTTGCCTGGCTGTATCGCCATTGCGATGTGCTTGACCGGGCGGACGGCGAAGAGAAGATTGCTCTTCATGTTCGGACACAGGACAAGATCCAGTCCGAACTGCGCAGCCGTTTCGACGTTGACTAG
- a CDS encoding potassium transporter TrkG — protein sequence MTAILYYLSILLGALGSLMLPTALVALSAGDVELAEGFLLTSGLTGFLSGGIYFALRGQEREMVNQQTFLLCVFAWFGLPVAAAFPFVMSGQMAWVDAFFEAASGISTTGATIFPTLEGVPKAIIFWRAILQWFGGFLTLLSFLLVLAPSGVGVIRDTYSKFMEQSLGDEIGWTANVLRQVGTAYGLITLALVVLLVVVGIPPFDSTCIAFSTISTGGFLPFDGAIGEHYDNRLAEIVIALGMIAGSSSVVWHRMAVRKKLQFLVEHRESYILFALMFVVGLFYSITLFQLAGGASVLAPSAAIRQGFFAAISLISTTGFELRHADVTVFPGLLVVSLALMGATSFSTSGGLKIYRVVALFMQLVSEVSRLLHPNKIHKGRLGDARPTIQFMNGVWTSLFLTLTLIAVVTGVVTSHTGYLDGSILATVSSFANIGPLYSTSWTQTADWPSYFEMAPVVKYALAATMLLGRVEIIVLLGALSFRTWLR from the coding sequence ATGACCGCCATTCTCTACTATCTGTCCATTCTGCTCGGAGCGCTCGGCAGCCTTATGCTGCCGACGGCGCTGGTGGCGCTCAGCGCGGGGGATGTGGAATTGGCCGAGGGGTTTCTGTTGACTTCCGGTCTCACGGGGTTCCTTTCTGGCGGCATCTATTTTGCTCTACGTGGTCAGGAACGGGAGATGGTAAACCAGCAGACCTTTCTGCTGTGCGTCTTTGCATGGTTTGGTCTGCCGGTGGCAGCGGCCTTTCCCTTTGTTATGTCGGGCCAGATGGCATGGGTCGACGCCTTTTTTGAAGCTGCTTCGGGGATCAGTACCACAGGGGCAACCATTTTCCCGACCCTTGAAGGGGTGCCAAAGGCGATCATCTTCTGGCGGGCCATTCTGCAATGGTTCGGCGGCTTCCTCACATTGCTGAGTTTTCTTCTTGTGCTGGCACCAAGTGGGGTCGGCGTCATTCGCGATACCTACAGCAAGTTCATGGAGCAGAGTCTGGGTGATGAAATCGGCTGGACGGCCAATGTCCTGCGACAGGTGGGAACCGCCTATGGGCTGATCACGCTTGCACTTGTTGTGTTGCTGGTCGTGGTGGGAATTCCGCCCTTCGATTCCACCTGCATTGCCTTCTCGACCATTAGCACCGGTGGATTCTTGCCCTTTGATGGTGCGATCGGTGAGCACTATGATAACCGGTTGGCCGAGATCGTCATTGCCCTTGGCATGATCGCCGGGTCGTCAAGCGTCGTCTGGCATCGGATGGCGGTGCGCAAGAAGTTGCAGTTTCTCGTCGAACATCGGGAAAGCTACATTCTGTTTGCTCTGATGTTTGTGGTCGGCCTGTTCTATTCCATAACCCTCTTTCAGCTCGCCGGTGGCGCGAGCGTATTGGCGCCGAGCGCTGCGATCCGGCAGGGCTTCTTTGCCGCAATTTCCCTGATTTCGACTACCGGCTTCGAATTGCGCCACGCAGACGTTACGGTCTTTCCGGGGCTTTTGGTGGTCAGTCTGGCTCTGATGGGGGCGACTTCCTTTTCCACATCTGGCGGGCTCAAGATCTATCGTGTGGTCGCGCTTTTCATGCAGTTGGTGAGTGAAGTCAGCCGGTTGCTCCACCCCAACAAGATTCACAAGGGGCGGCTCGGTGATGCTCGGCCGACAATCCAGTTCATGAACGGTGTCTGGACCTCGCTGTTCCTGACACTCACCCTGATCGCCGTTGTAACAGGGGTCGTCACAAGCCACACCGGATATCTGGATGGCAGCATCCTGGCTACCGTTTCGAGTTTTGCCAATATCGGTCCGCTTTACAGCACCAGTTGGACGCAGACTGCCGACTGGCCCAGCTATTTCGAAATGGCGCCGGTTGTGAAATATGCTCTGGCAGCGACAATGCTGCTCGGGCGGGTGGAGATCATAGTTCTGCTGGGGGCACTGAGTTTCAGGACCTGGCTCAGATAA
- the hfq gene encoding RNA chaperone Hfq: MAERAQNLQDTFLNHVRKTKTPLTIFLVNGVKLQGVVTWFDNFCVLLRRDGHSQLVYKHAISTIMPNGPLTLFEAGENGEKAEG, encoded by the coding sequence ATGGCTGAACGCGCCCAGAACCTCCAAGATACCTTTCTCAATCATGTTAGAAAAACGAAGACACCTCTGACCATTTTTCTGGTCAATGGGGTCAAGTTGCAAGGTGTAGTAACCTGGTTCGATAACTTTTGCGTGCTTTTGCGCCGCGACGGGCATTCGCAGCTGGTTTACAAGCATGCCATCTCCACGATCATGCCAAATGGACCGTTGACGCTGTTCGAAGCGGGCGAAAATGGCGAGAAGGCTGAGGGCTGA